CGCGCCGGACCTGGACCCGGCCATTCTCGAGCTCGGCGTGCCGATTCTGGGGATCTGCTACGGCCAGCAACTCCTGGCCCGCAACCTGGGCGGCCAGCTGCACCGGTCCGCCAGCCGCGAATACGGCAAGGCCGAGATCCAGGCCATGCCCGAACGCTCCATGCTCTTCGAGGGGCTGCCCCACGCCCAGCAGGTGTGGATGAGCCACGGCGATCATGTGGAGGCGGCGCCGGCAGGCTTCACGGTCACGGCGAAGACCCCCAGCGTGCCCGTGGCGGCCATGGAAGATTCGAAGCGCGGGATCTATTGCCTCCAGTTCCATCCGGAGGTCACCCACAGCACCCAGGGCACCCCCCTGCTGCTGAACTTCCTCCGGCACTGCGGCATGAGCCTGGACTGGAACGCCGGCAACTTCATCGAGGAGAAGGTGAAGGCCATCCGGGAGCAGGTGGGGCAGGGCACGGTGGTGCTGGGCCTCAGCGGCGGCGTGGACTCCAGCGTGGCGGCCCTGCTGCTGCACAAGGCCATCGGAAAGCAGCTGACCTGTGTGTTCGTGGACCACGGCCTCATGCGCAAGGACGAGATGAAGCAGGTGCAGGCCTACTTCGCGCCCTTCGAGCTGAATGTGATCTGGGTCGATGCCTCGGAGGAGTTCCTGGGCGCCCTGGCGGGCGTGTCCGACCCCGAGCAGAAGCGGAAGATCATCGGTGGCAAGTTCATCGAAGTCTTCGAGCGCGAGGCTGGCAAGGTGAAGGCCGACTTCCTCGGTCAAGGCACCACCTACCCGGATGTCATCGAATCCAGCGGCATCGGCGGGGCCATCCTGGTGAAGTCCCATCACAATGTGGGCGGCCTGCCGGAGCGCATGAAGCTGAAGCTGGTGGAGCCCCTGCGCGAGCTGTTCAAGGACGAAGTGCGGGCCACAGGCCTGGCGCTGGGTCTGCCGGAAGAGATGAACCAGCGGCACCCCTTCCCGGGGCCGGGCCTGGCGGTGCGACTGCCGGGTGCCATCACCCGCGAGCGGGCGACCATCCTCCAGAACGCCGACGCCATCTTCATGCAGGAACTGAAGGAGAGCGGCTGGTACCGCAAGACCAGCCAGGCCTTCGCGGTGCTGCTGCCCGTGCAGACCGTGGGCATCATGGGCGACGAGCGCACCTTCGAGTGGATGTGCGCCCTCCGCGCCGTGACCAGCGAGGACTTCATGACCGCCGACTGGGCCCGCATCCCTCACGAGCTGCTGGATCGCATCGCCCAGCGCATCGTCCGCGAAGTGAAGGGCATCAACCGCGTGGTCTACGACATCACCTCCAAGCCCCCGGCGACCATCGAGTACGAATGATCGTTAACCGTAGAGGCCGCAGAGAAAGCCACCTGTCTTTCTCTGTGTTCTCCGCGTCCCCTGCGGTGAATGTTTTTTGTCCGGATCACCATGGCCAAGCGCAATGAACCCGTCCGCAAGTCGGTGAAGGACACCCTGGAGGACCTGCTGGTGGGCCACCGGGAGGCAGCCTTCAGCGGCCCCGAGTCCGCCCTGAAGTACCTGCGCCGGACCTTTGAAAGCCAGGCCAGCCTGCCCAACGCGGTGAAGGGCATCGCCTACGATCTGATGGCCGAGGCCCAGGCCCAGTGCGGCCAGTGGGAGGCCTGTGTCGAATCCGTGGGCCAGGCGGTGGGCTACCTGGCCGACCTGGAGGCCGCCTTCCCCCACGAGTACCGGCGGATGCTGGAGGGGATGACCTGCTTCGAGCGGGGCGTCCAGGCCCAGAGCGAGCTGGGGGACTTTCACGCCGCCCTGGAGCTGTGCGAGCGGGCCATCGCCCTCGACCTGGGGGCCCACTACGCGGCCAAGCGCGATTCCCTGGAATGGGCCCGATAAACCTTGAACCAGGCAACAAAGTCAAAGACGGGCCCGGATGAGGTTATCCGGGTTTTTTCTCCCTGTGCGATGATCTCCGACGACAGTCATCCATCCAAGAGGCCGCTGGAGCAAGGAGTCAGGGGAGGCGCATGGGCGAAGAGATTCAGGTGGTGCCGGGGCAGGTCCGCATCCTGATCGTGGACGATCTGCCCATTATCCGCCTCTCCCTCCAGCGCATCCTCACCAAAGCCGGTTACCACTGCCGGGATGCGGAAGATGTTCCCCATGCGCTGCAGGCCCTTGAAGAGGAGCCTGCCGATCTGGTGCTCTGCGACATTCAGATGCCGGGAGCCTCGGGACTGGATCTGGTCAAGGCCCTCCAGCCGCAGATCCCGGAGATCTCGGTGCTGATGGTGAGCTCCATGGAGGATGCGGAAACAGCCATCGAGTGCCTGCAGCAGGGGGCCTTCGGGTATGTGCTGAAGCCCTTCCAGCCGCGGGAGATCCTGGTGCAGGTCAATGCGGCCCTGCGTCGCCGGATGCTGGAGATCGCCTTCCGCGACCGCGAGGCCCAGCTTGCCCAGAAGGTCCGGGAGCAGACCCTGGAGATCCGCGCCTCCCGCGAGGAGATCGCTCTTCGCCTCATCGCGGCGACCGAGCACCGTGACAACGAGACGGGCATGCATGTCCGCCGCATCGGGCTCTATGCGGCAGAGATGGCGCGTCTGCTGGGCTGGGACCACCAGGGCATCGACACCATCCAATCGGCCGCCCCCATGCACGACATCGGCAAGATCGGCGTGCCCGACGCCATCCTCCAGAAGCCCGGCTCCCTGGATGAAGGGGAATGGGTTGCCATGAAACGGCACACCAGCATGGGTGCCGCCATCCTCAAGGGCTCGACGGTGCCCTTCATCCAGATGGGCGCGCGCATCGCCATCGGCCACCACGAGAAGTGGGACGGCACCGGCTACCCGAGGGGCCTGAAGGGCGAGGCCATCCCCATGGAGGCGCGCATCACGACGCTGGTGGATGTCTACGATGCGGCCAGCAGCCGCCGCCACTACAAGGACTCCTGGCCTGAAGACCAGGTCATCGAGCTGATCCGAAAGGGCCGCGGCGTCCATTTCGACCCACGGCTGGTGGACCTGTTCCTGGCCAACCTGGAGAAGTTCCGGGCCATCCTCGAGGCGAACCCCGACGAAGCGCCGGACGAGGATCCGGGGATCTGACCCGCGGTGAGGAGCGAGGGGCGGATTCAGACTGGATCGGCCTCCGGTGCGTCGAGGCGCCTCCGCCCCCGGGTGAGGGTGAATTCCCCCAGCATCATAGGTACGGCGGCCTTGAGCATGAGGGTGAAGACCAGGAAGCCGATGGCGAAGATGCCGGCGGCCACGGCGACCTCGGTGTAGGAGGGACGGTAGACATAGATCTCCCCCAGCGCATCCGGCGTGAGGCCGGGGATGATGAGCCCCATGCCCTTCTCGATGTAGACGCTGGCATAGATCAGGAC
The window above is part of the Geothrix sp. genome. Proteins encoded here:
- a CDS encoding HD domain-containing phosphohydrolase, which codes for MGEEIQVVPGQVRILIVDDLPIIRLSLQRILTKAGYHCRDAEDVPHALQALEEEPADLVLCDIQMPGASGLDLVKALQPQIPEISVLMVSSMEDAETAIECLQQGAFGYVLKPFQPREILVQVNAALRRRMLEIAFRDREAQLAQKVREQTLEIRASREEIALRLIAATEHRDNETGMHVRRIGLYAAEMARLLGWDHQGIDTIQSAAPMHDIGKIGVPDAILQKPGSLDEGEWVAMKRHTSMGAAILKGSTVPFIQMGARIAIGHHEKWDGTGYPRGLKGEAIPMEARITTLVDVYDAASSRRHYKDSWPEDQVIELIRKGRGVHFDPRLVDLFLANLEKFRAILEANPDEAPDEDPGI
- the guaA gene encoding glutamine-hydrolyzing GMP synthase; translated protein: MHHERIAIIDYGSQYTRLITRRLRELGAFGLVYNSGATAKEIAGADLKGVILSGGPNSVLEPGAPDLDPAILELGVPILGICYGQQLLARNLGGQLHRSASREYGKAEIQAMPERSMLFEGLPHAQQVWMSHGDHVEAAPAGFTVTAKTPSVPVAAMEDSKRGIYCLQFHPEVTHSTQGTPLLLNFLRHCGMSLDWNAGNFIEEKVKAIREQVGQGTVVLGLSGGVDSSVAALLLHKAIGKQLTCVFVDHGLMRKDEMKQVQAYFAPFELNVIWVDASEEFLGALAGVSDPEQKRKIIGGKFIEVFEREAGKVKADFLGQGTTYPDVIESSGIGGAILVKSHHNVGGLPERMKLKLVEPLRELFKDEVRATGLALGLPEEMNQRHPFPGPGLAVRLPGAITRERATILQNADAIFMQELKESGWYRKTSQAFAVLLPVQTVGIMGDERTFEWMCALRAVTSEDFMTADWARIPHELLDRIAQRIVREVKGINRVVYDITSKPPATIEYE